One window of Campylobacter avium LMG 24591 genomic DNA carries:
- a CDS encoding TonB-dependent receptor domain-containing protein produces MKKLKGLKLSICATSLLFCSNALADELTESHVLGETVISASGYEQEIKQAPASISIITSDEIMNRPIRDLGDIVQEVPGVSTSVSKTGSQDIQMRGLSSAYTLILVDGKRVNMSRGFDGNGFDATSGFLPPASMIERVEVIRGPASLVYGSSAMGGVINIITKKHADKVTGSIGIETRLQESSNWGNHYGLNFNVFAPLDEQLSINFRGKYMFGEANEFLRSDFGAAPSANGNPYTSHSPTGFKNSSFGYRLNYKADDANNFYFDVDYAFQRFGSLNTSRNSVTSIRDHHRWQFVLNHDGNYDFGIFNNYFQYFNSSRVPHVDVPVGGNAGKPSRKGLVENQFFAYGTNFKTNFDFGNSSSLILNLGPYFQWEKLMNRNAPHQTTGMYQAAIFGEGEYFINEYFSTTAGLRVNQVQTYGTNFSPRLYFNIYPTEWLTFKLGVANGFQTPNLTYRVDNESITTDEMSYGNPDLKPETTWNYEVSTIIDTQVANISVTGFYTSFNDAIKSTSYTNSVDVPGHGICNNASCVTYSNVDSAKSAGVELGIKSKPLFTSFIPRGIFLDINYAFTETEQLSGANKGKPLNDIPRHNASSKISYKGQNFDTYLRWVGKMKTTTANTHRASAANEAYFEDTHVVDLGANYTFSNGITVGAMINNLFNTNFTRYDLVGTSLNQVYQRILPSRNYWLTIRADF; encoded by the coding sequence ATGAAAAAACTAAAAGGATTAAAATTATCCATTTGTGCCACAAGCTTGCTTTTTTGCAGCAATGCCTTGGCTGATGAGCTAACAGAAAGTCATGTTTTAGGCGAAACCGTCATTTCTGCCTCAGGTTATGAACAAGAGATAAAACAAGCTCCAGCTAGCATATCTATCATAACTTCGGATGAAATTATGAATAGACCTATAAGAGATTTAGGAGACATAGTCCAGGAAGTTCCGGGCGTTAGCACCTCCGTTTCAAAAACAGGTTCACAAGATATACAAATGCGTGGTCTAAGCTCTGCATACACTCTCATACTTGTGGATGGAAAAAGAGTAAATATGTCTAGAGGCTTTGATGGAAACGGTTTTGACGCAACATCTGGCTTTTTGCCTCCTGCTAGCATGATAGAAAGAGTAGAGGTCATTAGAGGCCCTGCGTCTTTGGTTTATGGAAGCTCTGCTATGGGCGGGGTTATAAACATCATCACCAAAAAACACGCAGATAAAGTCACAGGCAGCATAGGCATAGAAACAAGGTTGCAAGAAAGCTCTAATTGGGGAAATCACTATGGTTTAAATTTCAATGTCTTTGCCCCGCTTGATGAACAATTATCTATAAATTTTAGAGGTAAGTATATGTTTGGCGAGGCAAATGAGTTTTTACGCTCTGATTTTGGTGCAGCTCCCTCAGCTAATGGCAATCCTTACACAAGCCACAGCCCAACAGGCTTTAAAAACTCATCATTTGGTTATAGGTTAAATTACAAAGCAGATGATGCGAATAATTTTTATTTTGATGTGGATTATGCCTTTCAAAGATTTGGTTCTTTAAACACCTCAAGAAATTCTGTAACCTCGATAAGAGACCATCATAGATGGCAATTTGTCTTAAATCACGATGGAAATTATGATTTTGGTATTTTTAATAACTATTTTCAGTATTTTAACTCAAGCCGTGTGCCTCATGTAGATGTACCGGTTGGAGGTAATGCCGGTAAGCCTAGTAGAAAAGGGCTTGTGGAAAATCAATTCTTTGCTTATGGCACGAATTTTAAAACAAATTTTGATTTTGGTAATTCCTCATCGCTTATCTTAAATTTAGGGCCTTATTTTCAGTGGGAAAAGCTGATGAACAGAAACGCACCTCATCAAACTACAGGCATGTATCAAGCAGCTATCTTTGGTGAGGGTGAGTATTTTATAAATGAATACTTTTCAACAACCGCAGGCCTTAGAGTAAATCAGGTTCAAACTTACGGCACAAATTTTTCTCCAAGGCTTTATTTTAACATCTATCCTACCGAGTGGCTAACCTTTAAGCTAGGAGTTGCAAACGGCTTTCAAACTCCAAATTTAACATATAGGGTTGATAATGAAAGCATAACTACAGATGAAATGTCTTATGGAAATCCTGATTTAAAACCAGAGACAACTTGGAACTATGAAGTAAGCACCATAATAGACACGCAAGTGGCCAATATCTCCGTAACAGGCTTTTACACCTCTTTTAATGATGCTATAAAATCAACTTCTTATACCAATAGTGTGGATGTGCCAGGACACGGAATATGTAACAACGCCTCTTGTGTTACCTACTCAAATGTAGATTCTGCAAAGTCTGCTGGTGTGGAACTTGGCATAAAATCAAAGCCTTTATTCACAAGCTTCATACCAAGAGGCATATTTTTAGACATAAATTACGCCTTTACAGAAACAGAACAGCTTTCAGGTGCTAACAAAGGCAAGCCTTTAAACGACATACCAAGACACAATGCCTCAAGTAAAATTTCTTACAAGGGACAAAACTTTGATACTTATCTAAGATGGGTTGGCAAGATGAAAACCACAACAGCAAACACTCACAGGGCTTCTGCTGCAAATGAGGCATATTTTGAGGATACTCATGTGGTTGATTTGGGCGCTAATTATACCTTTTCTAACGGCATAACAGTAGGTGCCATGATAAACAATCTCTTCAACACAAATTTCACAAGATATGACTTAGTAGGAACCAGCCTTAATCAAGTCTATCAAAGAATTTTACCAAGCAGAAATTATTGGCTTACGATAAGAGCTGATTTTTAA
- a CDS encoding group III truncated hemoglobin, whose product MKYDTINKEAIDKLMEIFYEKIRIDENLGKIFNAKIGTSNEAWKEHKEKISNFWQGMLLGQGDYNGQPLKAHMDLEPFPKEFFDIWLKLFEDSLNSIFNEEMKAVILQRANMIATNFKRVLYA is encoded by the coding sequence ATGAAATACGACACTATAAACAAGGAAGCCATAGATAAACTCATGGAAATTTTTTATGAGAAAATAAGAATTGATGAGAATTTAGGCAAGATTTTTAACGCTAAAATAGGCACAAGCAATGAGGCTTGGAAAGAACACAAGGAAAAAATTTCAAATTTTTGGCAAGGCATGCTTTTAGGGCAAGGTGATTATAACGGCCAACCTCTAAAAGCTCACATGGACTTAGAGCCTTTTCCTAAAGAATTTTTTGATATATGGTTAAAGCTTTTTGAGGATAGTTTAAATTCTATATTTAACGAGGAAATGAAGGCTGTTATACTTCAAAGGGCAAATATGATAGCTACAAATTTCAAAAGAGTGCTTTATGCTTAG
- a CDS encoding flagellar assembly protein A, with product MQDIVVTTNPYEELLKFSANTGKELSKLDFTILGFSTTYTLEGESKQISEKELSIFDDDELFLNEKLELHQSYKIKITELNEASSKLSSSISLQTNKDISSLILCLDLSELNFNTSLAVEILQDVYKKMIKEGFFLSIRIFDFKNKLINILSKFKDNKLKQKKVKILIAKGVKTVSAEQEKLIFAYQDKARKAHGVNKVSIIGIKEGELAFKHIKPGKSRKGRNLKLSFIEAREPKENKIDFSCSENFELKQKTNPLEQSQIDEYIAKKSGFISETAGKFDIETELNLSSVNFKDTGIIYAGLDTGVSLNIKNASQIDEAVGSGVYIECENVHITGNIAGNTNIKAKNLKIYGQTHSKSSIEAENAYISLHKGHLQSNIADIDVLENAYVKADTAKIKKTLGSTVEANKALIMSISSNNNIIFTQTVVIERCEGTNNKFLVSIQQKDKDYEKRLLEIKTRIEKIPNIIHSLQSDMSSSKIAVEKIIKQIDYLKSQGQKIPMNFLQIVRDYQSSSKEVQALVKEEADLKLEAKDIIAELAKLQESLFEAKLINKDGKWTDMNEIKFKFIYPNSTILYSTRANDNIKLLMLEKDLDDNAKPKIVHKNEFDEKDTKW from the coding sequence ATGCAAGACATCGTTGTTACTACAAACCCTTATGAAGAGCTTTTAAAATTCAGTGCTAACACAGGAAAAGAGCTTTCAAAGCTTGATTTTACAATACTTGGTTTTTCAACCACTTACACTTTAGAAGGCGAAAGCAAGCAAATAAGCGAAAAGGAATTAAGTATCTTTGATGATGATGAGCTATTTTTAAACGAAAAGTTAGAGCTTCATCAAAGCTATAAAATCAAAATCACCGAGCTAAACGAAGCCTCATCAAAACTTAGCTCAAGCATTTCATTGCAAACAAATAAAGACATAAGCAGCTTAATTCTTTGCCTAGACTTAAGCGAGCTAAACTTTAACACTTCTTTAGCCGTGGAAATTTTGCAAGATGTGTATAAAAAGATGATTAAAGAGGGCTTTTTTTTAAGCATTAGAATTTTTGATTTTAAAAACAAACTAATAAACATCTTGTCCAAATTTAAAGATAATAAATTAAAACAAAAAAAGGTAAAAATTCTCATAGCAAAGGGCGTGAAAACAGTTTCTGCTGAGCAAGAAAAGCTTATATTTGCCTATCAAGATAAGGCAAGAAAGGCACACGGAGTAAATAAAGTAAGCATAATAGGCATAAAAGAAGGAGAATTGGCCTTTAAGCACATAAAACCGGGCAAGTCAAGAAAGGGACGAAATTTAAAGCTTTCTTTTATAGAAGCTAGAGAGCCAAAGGAAAATAAAATAGACTTTTCTTGCTCCGAAAATTTCGAGTTAAAACAAAAAACTAATCCTTTAGAACAAAGTCAAATCGATGAATATATAGCCAAAAAAAGCGGTTTTATAAGCGAAACAGCTGGTAAATTTGATATAGAAACCGAGCTTAATTTATCATCAGTAAATTTTAAAGACACGGGCATAATTTACGCCGGGCTTGATACAGGAGTGAGTTTAAACATAAAAAACGCCTCGCAAATTGATGAAGCTGTTGGTTCTGGCGTTTATATAGAATGCGAAAATGTCCATATAACAGGCAATATAGCCGGCAACACAAACATAAAAGCAAAGAATTTAAAAATCTATGGGCAAACCCACAGCAAAAGTTCGATTGAGGCTGAAAATGCCTATATATCCCTGCACAAAGGACACTTGCAAAGCAATATAGCAGATATAGATGTTTTGGAAAATGCCTATGTAAAGGCCGACACGGCAAAGATTAAAAAAACCTTAGGTTCAACAGTAGAAGCTAACAAGGCCTTAATCATGTCCATATCAAGCAATAACAACATAATTTTTACGCAAACAGTTGTCATAGAGCGCTGCGAGGGAACAAATAACAAATTCTTAGTAAGCATACAGCAAAAAGATAAGGATTATGAAAAAAGATTGCTCGAAATCAAAACAAGGATAGAAAAGATACCAAACATAATTCATTCTTTACAAAGCGATATGAGTTCTAGCAAGATAGCTGTGGAAAAGATTATAAAACAAATTGATTATTTAAAATCTCAGGGACAAAAAATTCCTATGAATTTCTTGCAAATTGTTAGGGATTATCAAAGCTCAAGCAAGGAAGTTCAAGCCTTGGTAAAAGAAGAAGCTGACTTAAAACTAGAAGCAAAAGATATTATCGCGGAGCTTGCTAAGTTGCAAGAAAGTTTATTTGAAGCAAAGCTGATAAACAAAGATGGCAAATGGACTGACATGAATGAGATTAAATTTAAATTTATTTATCCAAACTCAACTATACTTTATTCTACGCGCGCTAATGACAATATCAAATTATTAATGCTTGAAAAAGACTTAGATGATAATGCAAAGCCAAAAATCGTGCATAAAAATGAATTTGATGAAAAGGATACTAAGTGGTAG
- the murJ gene encoding murein biosynthesis integral membrane protein MurJ encodes MKKNIIFKNFIVNSLGILFSRVLGLARDVILALFLGAGLYSDVFFVALKMPAFFRRIFAEGAFNQSFLPNFSAAKKKGAFTITVLLHFTVIVFLFCLLVSFFAEFFTKIFAFGFNAQTLAIAAPLVAINFWYLFFIFLVTLLSALLNYEHKFFVSSFSSSFFNLCIVLCAFFVEKNDAYNNLYYFSYAIVLSGLAQLIWHLLALKNNKVIKAMCLSVKFKRYKVKLKRFYSNFFQGILGSSATQLSSLIDTTIASFLITGSISYLYYANRIFQLPLALFAIALTQVSFPKILKHLKNDEEDMALLFMRRALASLSIILLLSSIVGIVFAKEITQLLFERGEFSSKDTELTAYVLMAYMLGLLPFGLQKILSLWLYAKFKQKIAAIIAFKSLLIATVFAIACVFLIKDEEFKVLAVALSSSISAIYLLLANIKEFGFKKFINLFSLKEVFLAIIFLVIFTVFLVEIKDVFVNFLISSFIFIKDYF; translated from the coding sequence ATGAAAAAGAATATAATATTTAAAAACTTCATAGTAAATTCTTTAGGAATTTTATTTTCCCGCGTTTTAGGACTTGCAAGGGATGTCATTTTAGCCTTATTTTTAGGTGCAGGGCTTTATAGTGATGTCTTTTTTGTGGCACTTAAAATGCCAGCTTTTTTCAGACGAATTTTTGCAGAAGGAGCTTTCAATCAAAGCTTTTTGCCAAATTTCAGTGCTGCGAAAAAAAAGGGAGCTTTTACGATAACAGTTTTACTGCATTTTACTGTTATAGTTTTTTTATTCTGTCTTTTAGTTAGTTTTTTTGCTGAATTTTTTACAAAGATTTTTGCCTTTGGTTTTAATGCCCAGACCTTAGCCATAGCCGCTCCTTTGGTTGCCATAAATTTTTGGTATTTGTTTTTTATTTTTTTGGTTACCTTGCTAAGTGCTTTGCTAAATTATGAACATAAGTTTTTTGTGAGTTCTTTTTCAAGCTCTTTTTTTAATCTTTGCATAGTTTTGTGCGCCTTTTTTGTGGAGAAAAATGACGCTTATAATAACCTTTATTATTTTTCTTACGCCATAGTTTTAAGCGGCTTAGCCCAGCTTATATGGCATTTGCTAGCCTTAAAAAATAATAAAGTTATAAAGGCCATGTGTTTAAGCGTGAAATTTAAGCGTTATAAGGTGAAATTAAAAAGATTTTACTCAAATTTCTTTCAAGGAATTTTAGGCTCATCAGCAACGCAGCTAAGCTCTTTGATAGATACTACCATAGCTTCATTTTTAATTACTGGTTCTATATCTTATCTTTATTACGCAAATAGAATTTTCCAGCTTCCCCTAGCACTTTTTGCTATAGCTTTAACTCAGGTTTCTTTTCCAAAAATTTTAAAGCATTTGAAAAATGACGAAGAGGATATGGCTTTATTGTTTATGCGAAGAGCACTTGCATCACTAAGCATTATCTTGCTTTTATCAAGCATAGTGGGCATAGTTTTTGCAAAAGAAATCACGCAGCTTTTGTTTGAAAGGGGTGAATTTAGTAGCAAGGATACCGAGCTTACGGCCTATGTTTTAATGGCTTATATGCTAGGTTTGCTTCCTTTTGGTTTGCAAAAAATCCTTTCTTTATGGCTTTATGCGAAATTTAAGCAAAAAATAGCCGCGATAATAGCCTTTAAGTCTTTGTTAATAGCCACTGTTTTTGCTATAGCTTGTGTGTTTTTGATTAAAGATGAGGAATTTAAGGTTTTAGCAGTGGCACTTAGCTCATCAATAAGTGCGATTTACTTGCTTTTAGCAAATATCAAAGAATTTGGCTTTAAAAAATTTATAAATCTTTTTTCCTTAAAGGAAGTATTTTTAGCTATTATTTTTCTTGTTATTTTTACTGTGTTTTTGGTAGAGATTAAAGATGTTTTCGTGAATTTTCTAATCTCTTCTTTTATTTTTATTAAGGATTATTTTTGA
- the cysS gene encoding cysteine--tRNA ligase, translated as MRLSDSVTKNKIELDKKEVSIYLCGPTVYDYAHLGHARSALCVDLLVRVLKNSGFKVLFARNYTDIDDKILQKMQDSKLSLTELTTYYINAYENDMKALNVLEPSFKPKATQYIKEMIAFIENLSAKSFTYKLDDGIYLDTSKENIYFHLIKRDLSEAQSRLEKQSLKRNDSDFVLWKFDDEFYEASFGKGRPGWHTECVAMIESIFKDGVDIHCGGIDLLFPHHENENAQCRCLKDKNLAKIWFHNGFVNIDGEKMSKSLNNSFFVKDCLKDVPAEALRFYLLSSHYRAHFNYSVSDLKASKKRLDKFYRLKKRLNLAEFNDLQEDLKELKTKLAKDILVALSDDLNISKALSLLDEFINEANLRLDKEAKNKEFKELCKESLRESALIFGFGFLEPFSYFQFGLDDEQKAYIKEQISLRAKAKEEKNYALADEIRLKLLEQNIALMDTANGVMWEKIDE; from the coding sequence TTGAGATTAAGCGACAGTGTTACTAAGAATAAAATAGAGCTGGATAAAAAAGAAGTTAGCATTTACTTGTGCGGGCCTACTGTTTATGATTACGCACATTTAGGGCACGCAAGGTCTGCTTTGTGCGTTGATTTGCTCGTAAGGGTTTTGAAAAATAGCGGTTTTAAGGTTTTATTTGCTAGAAATTATACTGATATAGATGATAAAATTTTACAAAAAATGCAAGATAGCAAACTAAGCCTAACAGAGCTTACAACTTACTATATAAACGCTTATGAAAACGATATGAAAGCCTTAAATGTTTTAGAACCAAGCTTTAAACCAAAGGCTACGCAGTATATAAAGGAAATGATTGCTTTTATAGAAAATCTTAGTGCTAAATCTTTTACTTACAAGCTTGATGATGGAATTTATCTTGATACTAGTAAGGAAAATATTTATTTTCATCTCATAAAAAGAGACTTAAGCGAGGCGCAAAGTAGGCTGGAAAAACAGTCTCTTAAAAGAAATGACAGCGATTTTGTTTTGTGGAAATTTGATGATGAATTTTATGAAGCTTCTTTTGGCAAGGGAAGGCCTGGCTGGCACACAGAATGTGTTGCTATGATAGAAAGCATTTTTAAAGATGGTGTTGATATACACTGTGGCGGGATTGATTTGTTATTTCCGCATCATGAAAATGAAAATGCACAGTGCCGCTGTCTAAAAGATAAAAACCTAGCTAAAATTTGGTTTCATAATGGCTTTGTAAATATAGACGGAGAAAAAATGAGCAAAAGCCTAAATAACAGCTTTTTCGTGAAAGACTGCTTAAAGGATGTTCCTGCCGAGGCTTTGAGATTTTATCTTTTATCTTCGCACTATAGGGCTCATTTTAACTACAGTGTTAGCGATTTAAAGGCTTCAAAAAAGAGGCTTGATAAATTTTATAGACTTAAAAAAAGGCTAAATTTAGCTGAATTTAATGACTTGCAAGAGGATTTAAAAGAGCTTAAAACCAAGCTTGCAAAGGATATCTTAGTCGCTTTAAGTGATGATTTAAATATATCTAAAGCCCTATCCTTGCTGGATGAGTTTATAAATGAGGCAAATTTAAGGCTTGATAAAGAGGCGAAAAATAAAGAATTTAAAGAGCTTTGTAAAGAGAGCTTAAGGGAAAGTGCTTTAATCTTTGGCTTTGGTTTTTTAGAGCCTTTTTCTTACTTTCAATTTGGCTTAGATGATGAGCAAAAAGCTTACATTAAGGAGCAAATTTCATTAAGAGCTAAGGCAAAAGAGGAGAAAAATTATGCTCTAGCGGACGAGATAAGACTCAAGCTTTTAGAGCAAAATATAGCCTTAATGGACACCGCTAACGGCGTTATGTGGGAAAAGATAGATGAGTAA
- the recG gene encoding ATP-dependent DNA helicase RecG: MQIDKKDLELLTRLKLKNIIDLALFLPKKIENYTLSSKPSENFCTQEVLIKSIRTNQSSRTLSGVGYCEAWGIDVAFVFFNPSKWHYALLKPNSKHNFYAKLSLFNGLYSFQNPKILSKTNYFCPKYQIQGVKDEKIASLIKSYINENSLKAFDFLEQKHINLILNLHKYDEHSVFILENLEQFKNELKFIEIANFLSRLRKKKQVFKSYEIELFDIAKWLENLPFKPTLDQQNAIADIKKDLSSNEAKRRIIMGDVGCGKSLVILAAALMVYPKQAILMSPTTILAKQLYEQAQQLLPSFMDILFLKGGKKEKNLDERLKKANLVIGTQALIHLEKHNAVLVMIDEQHRFGSKQRQKINDLAKAEGQSPHFLQFSATPIPRTLSMLQSELISFSFIKQMPFKKDIQTICLKEENFKELESAIKKELSEGKQVAIIYPLVEKSEALNYLSLNEAKNYWLSRYEDVFVVHGKDKEKDEILEEFAKNGKILLATTVIEVGISLPRLSTIVIVGAERLGLATLHQLRGRVGRVGLKSYCYLYTKLKELPQRLLDFSKTLDGFKIAELDLKNRLSGDLLDGSFQHGNEFKFFDFANDEEILKQAKQKLG, from the coding sequence ATGCAAATTGACAAAAAAGACTTAGAGCTTTTAACAAGGCTGAAGCTTAAAAATATCATAGATTTGGCTCTTTTTTTGCCTAAAAAGATTGAAAATTACACTCTTAGCAGTAAGCCAAGTGAGAATTTTTGCACTCAAGAAGTGCTCATAAAATCCATACGAACAAACCAAAGTTCAAGAACGCTAAGCGGCGTAGGATACTGTGAGGCTTGGGGGATTGATGTTGCTTTTGTTTTTTTTAATCCTAGCAAATGGCACTACGCACTTTTAAAGCCAAATTCTAAGCATAATTTTTACGCTAAATTAAGCCTTTTTAATGGATTATACAGCTTTCAAAACCCAAAAATTCTTTCAAAGACAAACTACTTTTGCCCCAAATATCAAATTCAAGGCGTAAAAGATGAAAAAATAGCTTCTTTAATAAAAAGCTACATAAATGAAAATAGCTTAAAAGCCTTTGATTTTTTAGAGCAAAAACATATAAATTTGATACTAAATTTGCATAAATACGACGAACACTCGGTTTTTATCTTAGAAAATTTAGAGCAGTTTAAAAATGAGCTTAAATTTATAGAAATAGCGAATTTTTTATCAAGATTAAGAAAGAAAAAACAAGTTTTTAAAAGCTATGAAATAGAGCTTTTTGACATAGCTAAGTGGCTTGAAAATTTGCCCTTTAAGCCAACTTTAGATCAGCAAAATGCCATAGCTGACATCAAAAAGGATTTAAGCTCTAATGAGGCTAAAAGACGCATTATAATGGGTGATGTTGGCTGTGGCAAGAGCTTAGTTATCTTAGCAGCAGCTTTAATGGTCTATCCAAAACAAGCTATTTTAATGTCTCCAACCACTATCTTAGCTAAGCAGTTGTATGAGCAAGCACAACAGCTTCTACCAAGCTTTATGGATATACTTTTCTTAAAGGGCGGAAAAAAGGAAAAAAACCTTGATGAAAGACTTAAAAAGGCAAATTTAGTGATAGGCACTCAGGCACTCATTCATCTTGAAAAACATAATGCCGTGCTTGTGATGATAGATGAGCAACACCGCTTTGGCTCAAAGCAAAGACAAAAGATAAATGACTTGGCCAAAGCTGAGGGACAAAGCCCGCATTTCTTGCAATTTTCAGCTACGCCTATACCAAGAACCCTATCTATGCTACAATCAGAGCTTATTTCATTTTCATTTATAAAGCAAATGCCTTTTAAAAAGGACATTCAAACCATATGCTTAAAAGAAGAGAATTTCAAAGAGCTTGAATCTGCGATAAAAAAAGAGCTTAGCGAGGGCAAGCAAGTGGCTATAATTTATCCTTTGGTGGAAAAAAGTGAGGCTTTGAATTATCTTTCCTTAAATGAGGCTAAAAATTATTGGCTTTCTAGATATGAGGATGTTTTTGTAGTGCATGGCAAAGATAAGGAAAAAGATGAAATTTTAGAAGAGTTCGCAAAAAATGGCAAAATTTTACTAGCTACAACGGTGATAGAGGTTGGAATTTCTTTGCCAAGGCTTAGTACTATAGTTATAGTTGGTGCTGAAAGATTAGGCCTTGCTACGCTTCATCAGCTAAGAGGTAGGGTCGGTAGAGTAGGGCTTAAGTCTTATTGTTATCTTTATACGAAATTAAAAGAACTTCCGCAAAGATTGCTTGATTTTTCAAAAACTCTTGATGGCTTTAAGATAGCAGAGCTTGACCTTAAAAACCGCCTTAGCGGAGATTTGCTTGATGGATCTTTTCAACACGGAAATGAGTTTAAGTTTTTTGACTTTGCAAATGATGAGGAAATATTAAAACAAGCCAAGCAAAAATTAGGCTAG
- a CDS encoding D-alanine--D-alanine ligase translates to MNFGLIFGGNSYEHEISIVSAIVLKKVFRGKLSFVFCDKERNFYLINPNKMNAKTFSSGAYKDEKQVFLKQGGFYEKSLLKEKLLDADVYINLIHGKDGEDGKIAALMEFFNIRYIGPRLEASVLSYNKELTKLYAKKVGVKTLPYTILKKSDKQYKEPKYPCILKALRLGSSIGLAVAKNKEEFEYAKDLAFEFDDEILIEDFIENVKEYNLAGCKIKDEMIFSIIEEPKKNELLDFEQKYLSFSSSTEAKEADLKDELKEKLKEAFVKIYDPCFKGALIRCDFFVLDNEVYLNEINPNPGSLANYLFKDFSVILQRLAECVKNEKSIEIDYTFLHSINGQKGKL, encoded by the coding sequence ATGAACTTTGGTCTTATTTTTGGTGGAAATTCTTACGAGCACGAGATAAGTATAGTTTCTGCCATAGTTTTAAAAAAGGTTTTTAGAGGAAAATTAAGCTTTGTTTTTTGTGATAAAGAGCGAAATTTTTATCTAATAAATCCAAACAAAATGAATGCAAAAACCTTTTCTTCAGGTGCTTACAAGGATGAAAAACAAGTTTTTTTAAAACAGGGCGGCTTCTATGAAAAAAGCTTATTAAAAGAAAAATTACTAGATGCAGATGTGTATATAAATTTAATACACGGCAAAGACGGAGAAGATGGAAAAATAGCTGCCTTAATGGAGTTTTTTAATATAAGATACATAGGTCCAAGACTTGAAGCTTCTGTGCTTTCTTATAATAAAGAGCTAACAAAGCTTTATGCTAAAAAAGTTGGAGTTAAAACCCTACCTTATACTATCTTAAAAAAAAGTGATAAGCAGTATAAAGAGCCAAAATATCCTTGTATCTTAAAGGCTTTAAGGCTAGGAAGTAGCATAGGTTTAGCAGTGGCTAAAAATAAAGAAGAATTTGAGTATGCTAAGGATTTAGCCTTTGAATTTGATGATGAAATTTTAATAGAAGATTTTATAGAAAATGTTAAAGAATACAACCTAGCAGGCTGTAAGATTAAAGATGAGATGATTTTTTCTATCATAGAAGAGCCTAAGAAAAATGAGCTTTTAGACTTTGAGCAAAAATATCTTTCTTTTAGCTCAAGCACAGAGGCTAAGGAGGCTGATTTAAAAGATGAGCTTAAAGAAAAATTAAAAGAAGCCTTTGTTAAAATTTATGATCCTTGCTTTAAGGGTGCTTTAATAAGATGTGATTTTTTCGTGCTAGATAATGAGGTGTATTTAAATGAGATAAATCCAAATCCAGGCTCTTTGGCTAATTATTTATTTAAAGATTTTTCTGTTATTTTACAAAGACTAGCAGAATGCGTAAAAAATGAAAAAAGTATAGAGATAGATTATACTTTTTTACACTCTATAAATGGACAAAAGGGAAAGCTTTAA
- the ruvA gene encoding Holliday junction branch migration protein RuvA: MVVAIEGVISKKEPTFVVIKCTSGVSYGVFVSLFCSSSLNLGSKTELLITQIIKEDSNKFFGFLDKNEQIMFESLLKVNGVGTSTAMAVCSTLTVNDFYKALGSNDESVLKKVPGIGAKSAKRIIIELGDKKLNLAQGDELNSQALAALLSLGFKQDKILQTLATCESKELSTLIKEALKKLS, encoded by the coding sequence GTGGTAGTTGCTATAGAAGGTGTGATAAGCAAAAAAGAACCAACCTTTGTTGTTATAAAATGTACTAGTGGCGTATCTTACGGGGTTTTTGTATCTTTATTTTGCTCCTCATCGCTAAATCTTGGCTCAAAAACGGAGCTTTTAATCACACAAATCATAAAAGAGGATTCTAATAAATTTTTTGGCTTTTTGGATAAAAACGAACAAATAATGTTTGAATCCTTGCTTAAAGTAAATGGAGTTGGCACAAGCACCGCTATGGCCGTTTGCTCCACACTTACTGTAAATGATTTTTACAAGGCTTTAGGTTCAAACGATGAAAGCGTCCTTAAAAAAGTACCTGGAATTGGCGCTAAAAGTGCTAAACGCATAATTATCGAGCTTGGCGATAAGAAGCTAAATTTAGCACAGGGTGATGAGCTAAATTCTCAAGCCCTAGCCGCACTGCTATCTTTGGGCTTTAAGCAAGATAAAATCTTGCAAACACTTGCTACTTGTGAGTCAAAAGAGCTTAGCACTCTTATAAAAGAAGCTTTAAAAAAACTATCTTAA